The following proteins come from a genomic window of Ictalurus furcatus strain D&B chromosome 26, Billie_1.0, whole genome shotgun sequence:
- the LOC128601781 gene encoding interferon-induced GTP-binding protein Mx1-like codes for MSLSEQYEAKVRPYIDLIDSLRVFGVEKDIALPAIAVIGDQSSGKSSVLEALSGVALPRGSGIVTRCPLELKMKKSRQRDFWHGKIKYKDIVIDITDPADVERLIRNAQNEIAGALGMSDELINLEVTSTNAPDLTFIDLPGIVRVPVKGQPEDIGEQIKSLIKKFITKQDTIILVVVPCNVDITTTEALKMVHKIDLTGERTLGILTKPDLVDKGTEDEVVSVINNDIIFLAKGYMIVRCQEQQEILDRTPLYEAIEMEKIFFIEHPHFRMPYKEGKATIPKLVEKLTLELVLHIEKSLPQLKEQIQVMLAETQTELDRYNSGPPTDPEQWMDFLTDKITAFTQDAINLTIGEETKSVPHVNIFSTLRTQFNDWKTDLDISEMTFNKGIEKEVKEYEEKYRGRELPGFINYKTFEMFLKDQIKQLEKPAISRMKEISVLIRKEFIQLAQSNFMDFPNLLKMTKIKIENIKQLMESEAESMLKTQFKMELMIYTQDNVYTNTLNMHREEEDERQSHGVALPRCNRLYNHSDTEATLEELTHHLKSYYSIASNRLADQVPLVIKYMVLQESAVQLQREMLQLMKNYNINDLLEEDYEINIKRNNLKSRQKRLMEALDKLVLL; via the exons GTATCGTGACACGATGTCCACTCGAGCTCAAGATGAAGAAGAGCAGACAGAGGGACTTCTGGCATGGAAAGATCAAGTACAAGGACATTGTGATAGACATTACAGATCCAGCAGATGTGGAGAGATTGATTAGAAATG CTCAGAATGAAATAGCTGGAGCCTTGGGCATGAGCGACGAGCTCATCAACCTGGAGGTGACATCCACCAATGCTCCCGACCTCACGTTCATCGATCTGCCTGGTATTGTCCGTGTGCCAGTCAAAGGCCAACCAGAGGACATTGGAGAACAG ATTAAGAGCCTGATCAAAAAGTTCATCACAAAGCAAGACACCATTATCCTGGTGGTGGTGCCGTGTAACGTGGACATCACCACTACTGAAGCACTGAAGATGGTTCATAAAATCGATCTAACTGGCGAAAGAACCCTcg GCATTCTAACAAAGCCCGACCTGGTGGACAAAGGCACGGAGGATGAGGTGGTGTCCGTCATCAACAACGACATCATTTTCCTCGCTAAAGGCTACATGATTGTCCGGTGCCAAGAACAGCAGGAGATCCTGGACCGCACCCCTTTGTATGAAGCCATCGAGATGGAGAAGATCTTCTTTATAGAACACCCACATTTCAG GATGCCGTATAAAGAAGGAAAAGCCACCATTCCCAAGCTGGTTGAGAAACTCACACTCGAACTTGTCCTTCACATCGAG aaatCTCTGCCACAGCTGAAGGAGCAAATCCAGGTGATGTTGGCTGAAACTCAGACTGAACTGGATCGCTACAACTCTGGGCCTCCTACAGATCCAGAACAATGGATGGACTTCCTGACTGAT aaaataacagcATTTACTCAGGACGCCATCAACCTAACAATTGGAGAGGAGACGAAGAGCGTGCCACATGTCAACATCTTCTCCACTCTGAGGACACAGTTTAATGACTGGAAGACTGATCTGGACATATCAGAAATGACAT TTAATAAGGGCATTGAGAAGGAAGTGAAGGAGTATGAAGAAAAGTACAGAGGCAGAGAACTCCCAGGATTCATCAACTACAAGACCTTTGAGATGTTTCTGAAGGACCAGATCAAGCAGCTGGAGAAACCTGCCATCAGCAGAATGAAGGAAATCTCAG ttttgatTAGGAAAGAGTTCATCCAGCTGGCTCAATCCAACTTTATGGACTTCCCCAATCTCCTCAAAATGACAAAA ATCAAGATCGAGAACATAAAGCAGCTGATGGAGTCCGAGGCTGAATCGATGCTGAAGACTCAGTTTAAGATGGAGCTGATGATCTATACTCAGGATAACGTCTACACTAACACCCTGAACATGCACAGGGAGGAAGAAGATGAGAGACAATCTCATGGTGTGGCTCTCCCTCGTTGCAATAGATTGTACAATCACTCAGACACTGAAGCCACCCTGGAGGAACTGACCCACCACCTCAAGTCTTACTACAGC ATTGCGAGTAACCGTCTGGCTGACCAGGTGCCGCTGGTGATCAAGTACATGGTGCTTCAGGAGTCAGCGGTGCAGCTGCAGAGAGAAATGCTACAGCTCATGAAGAACTATAACATTAATGATCTGTTGGAAGAAGATTATGAGATCAACATCAAACGCAACAACCTAAAAAGCCGCCAGAAACGTCTGATGGAGGCCCTCGACAAACTGGTCttgctttaa